The Shewanella halotolerans region ATCCTCTCAACCATTCACCTCAGTCGCGATGGATCCGCACCGCGATCCGCCGTGCGCCAAAGTCTTCCCGCACCCTGGCGAAGCGTCCTGGCAGCGGCGCGCCGCAGTATCGGCAGGCACCCTGCTCATCCAGCGCATACTGCCCGAGCTGATACCAGTCACGCTCGATCAGGCGTTTGTGGCAGTTGGCGCAGTAGGTGGCGTCGGAATCTGGGTCATGCACATTGCCGCAATAGACATAATGCAGGCCGTGATTGAGGGCGATGCGCCGCGCCCGTTGCAGCGTACTTAGCGGTGTCGGCGGCCTGTCGAGCAGCTTAAAGTCGGGGTGAAAGGCGCTGAAATGCAGCGGCACATCTGGCCCCAGGTTTTCCACCAGCCACTGACACATGGCATTGAGCTCCTCATCGCTATCGTTCTCGCCGGGGATCAACAATGTGGTTATCTCAAACCATACCTGGGTCTCATGCTTGAGGTAGAGCAGGGTCTCAAGCACAGGTTGCAGCTGGCCGTGACAGATCTTGTGATAAAACGACTCGCTAAAGGCCTTGAGGTCGATATTGGCCGCGTCCATATAGCGATAAAACTCAATCCTCGGCGCATCACAGATATAGCCCGCGCTCACCGCCACGCTCTTAAGCCCAAGTTCATGGGCCGCCTGGGCGGCATCTATGGCGTACTCCATAAACACCACAGGATCGTTATAGGTAAAGGCGATGCTCTTGCAGCCGTGGCGACGGGCGGTGGCCGCCAGCTCGTCTGGCATGGCGCTGTCACACAGGGTATCCATCTGGCGCGACTTACTCATGTCCCAGTTTTGACAGAAGAGACAGCTCAGGTTGCACCCGGCGGTGCCGAAACTGAGCACGCTTGAGCCGGGGTAGAAATGGTTCAGCGGCTTCTTCTCGATAGGGTCGATACAGAAACCCGAGGAGCGACCATAGCTGGTCAGCACTATCTCGCCTTGATGGTGCATGCGCACAAAGCAGGCGCCGCGTTTGCCCTCGCGCAATGTGCACTTGCGCGGGCAGACGTCGCAGCACACCCGCCCGTCATCCAGGGCATGCCAATATTGGGTCTGAAAGTATGCCGGTGGTGCAGTTAACATGGGAGTTTGCCTGTCGTTGACCTACACTGAAAGTATAGTTGACGCCCTGCTAGGGGAGAGAGATGAAGTACCGACAAGCCGCCGTCGCCGGGCGATTCTATCCGGCCGAACCTGGACTACTCACCCAGCAACTTACCCACTATTTCGGCCAGGCTCCCAGCGTTCACATTATCCCTAAGGGCCTCATTCTGCCCCACGCCGGTTATCTCTACTCTGGCGAGGTGGCCGCCAAGGCGGTAAACCTGCTGCGCAATCGCCCAGACGGCTATCGGCGCGTCGTCCTGTTAGGCCCCAGCCACTATGTGGGCCTCAACGGCTGCGCCCTGCCCCGCAGCGACCGCTTCATCACCCCCTTGGGTGAGATCCCCATCGACAGAGTAGGCATCGAGCAGTTGCTCAACCGCCGACTCGCCATCGCCTCAGACATGGCCCATCAGAGAGAACATGCTCTGGAGGTGGAACTGCCGCTACTGCAATTCTGTCTGGACGACTTCATCCTACTGCCCGTGGTGGTGGGCAGCGCCAGCCCAGAGTCGGTATGCCAGCTGATCCAGGCGGTCGCCGATAGCGATACCCTGATCGTGGTCAGCAGCGATCTCAGCCACTACCACCCCTATCTGGATGCCAACCGGATAGACACAGACACCCGCAGCCACATACTGGCACTCGACCCACACCTGGCGCCGGAACAGGCCTGTGGCTGTCATGCCCTCAACGGCCTGCTGGCCTATGCCAAGTTAATGAATTGGCAGATAAAGTGCGTTACCCACACCAACTCGGGTGACGTGACCGCGCGCGCCCAGGCCCGACGCCCGAGGGATGATGAGGAGGTGGTCGGCTATGCCAGCTTCGCCCTCTATTGAACTGACCGCCAGCGACAAGGCCTGCCTGCTGGATCTGGTGTGGCAGGTGATAGATGCCGGGTTAACACAGGGAGGATTGACGCTACCAGAGGCTCCCGAGAGTGAGGCCCTGCTCACCCCGGCCGCCTGTTTCGTCACCCTGCACCAGGGCGGTGAACTCAGGGGCTGTATCGGCCGGGTAGATGCCTGCGAGCCCCTGTGGCTGTGCGCCTGTGAAAACGCCTATGGCGCGGCCTTTAAGGACCGCCGCTTCGCCCCGCTGCGAAGTGAAGAGCGCGAGTCGCTCACCTTAGATATCTCTATCCTCTCGCCGCTGACTCCTATGGAAAACCAGGGGGAAGCGGCCTTGCGCTCCAGCCTGCGTCCCAACATCGACGGCCTACTCATGGATGACGGCCACCGCCGCGCCCTGTTTCTCCCCTCGGTATGGCAGAGCC contains the following coding sequences:
- the amrS gene encoding AmmeMemoRadiSam system radical SAM enzyme — translated: MLTAPPAYFQTQYWHALDDGRVCCDVCPRKCTLREGKRGACFVRMHHQGEIVLTSYGRSSGFCIDPIEKKPLNHFYPGSSVLSFGTAGCNLSCLFCQNWDMSKSRQMDTLCDSAMPDELAATARRHGCKSIAFTYNDPVVFMEYAIDAAQAAHELGLKSVAVSAGYICDAPRIEFYRYMDAANIDLKAFSESFYHKICHGQLQPVLETLLYLKHETQVWFEITTLLIPGENDSDEELNAMCQWLVENLGPDVPLHFSAFHPDFKLLDRPPTPLSTLQRARRIALNHGLHYVYCGNVHDPDSDATYCANCHKRLIERDWYQLGQYALDEQGACRYCGAPLPGRFARVREDFGARRIAVRIHRD
- the amrB gene encoding AmmeMemoRadiSam system protein B: MKYRQAAVAGRFYPAEPGLLTQQLTHYFGQAPSVHIIPKGLILPHAGYLYSGEVAAKAVNLLRNRPDGYRRVVLLGPSHYVGLNGCALPRSDRFITPLGEIPIDRVGIEQLLNRRLAIASDMAHQREHALEVELPLLQFCLDDFILLPVVVGSASPESVCQLIQAVADSDTLIVVSSDLSHYHPYLDANRIDTDTRSHILALDPHLAPEQACGCHALNGLLAYAKLMNWQIKCVTHTNSGDVTARAQARRPRDDEEVVGYASFALY
- the amrA gene encoding AmmeMemoRadiSam system protein A: MPASPSIELTASDKACLLDLVWQVIDAGLTQGGLTLPEAPESEALLTPAACFVTLHQGGELRGCIGRVDACEPLWLCACENAYGAAFKDRRFAPLRSEERESLTLDISILSPLTPMENQGEAALRSSLRPNIDGLLMDDGHRRALFLPSVWQSLPAPKDFVAALKQKGGWSQDYWRDTITLHRFTTQVIAS